The following proteins come from a genomic window of Tepidiforma thermophila:
- a CDS encoding phage portal protein, translating into MPYQLPLPDVPLPLQLRQLDHERMGRYRDNLAFYQGRHWTGRGRRGERRLTFNYARAIVDKVTGYLLAGAAVQVVGDDSPAGIERARAAEQALRRVEAANGLSQLDFETELDCAILGDGAYRVAWDAAAGEVRVTAPDVQGLFAWREPADPARLTAVAHRYRAGDEELVEWWSAETFELWRGSELADRVPNPYGFIPYVIFPNLREPKEAWGASDLPPVMEANRELNRAFSQLSQVLELSGNPIAVLEGVTGSEDITVEPGAIWEVPEDARAYLLDLLQGGGVALHTAYIDLLYRVIHDLGESPRTAFGHNPQGLSGVALNMELDPIARKVERKRRIRTAVYERRAWMVLQLLARFTGLEVEGLRPVMQWGPVLPADRSRQVQDARALVEAGIISRRTAAATLGIDDPELERAFVREEAG; encoded by the coding sequence GTGCCGTACCAGCTCCCCCTGCCCGATGTCCCGCTGCCGCTGCAGCTCCGCCAGCTCGACCACGAGCGGATGGGCCGTTACCGCGACAACCTCGCCTTCTACCAGGGCCGCCACTGGACCGGCCGCGGCCGCCGCGGCGAGCGCCGCCTTACCTTCAATTACGCCCGCGCCATTGTCGATAAAGTGACGGGCTACCTCCTGGCCGGCGCCGCGGTCCAGGTCGTCGGTGACGATTCCCCGGCCGGCATCGAGCGGGCCCGCGCGGCCGAGCAGGCCCTCCGCAGGGTCGAAGCGGCCAACGGGCTGAGCCAGCTCGACTTCGAAACCGAGCTCGACTGCGCCATCCTCGGGGACGGCGCCTACCGCGTGGCCTGGGATGCCGCGGCCGGCGAGGTGCGGGTCACCGCCCCCGATGTGCAGGGGCTCTTCGCCTGGCGAGAGCCCGCCGACCCGGCCCGCCTCACGGCCGTCGCCCACCGCTACCGCGCCGGCGATGAGGAGCTGGTCGAATGGTGGTCGGCGGAGACGTTCGAACTCTGGCGGGGTTCGGAGCTGGCCGACCGGGTGCCGAACCCGTACGGCTTCATCCCCTACGTCATCTTCCCGAACCTGCGCGAACCGAAGGAGGCCTGGGGCGCGAGCGACCTCCCGCCCGTGATGGAGGCGAACAGGGAGCTGAATCGCGCCTTCAGCCAGCTCAGCCAGGTGCTCGAGCTCTCGGGCAACCCGATCGCCGTGCTCGAAGGCGTCACCGGCTCGGAGGACATCACGGTCGAGCCGGGCGCCATCTGGGAGGTGCCGGAGGATGCGCGGGCCTACCTGCTCGACCTCCTCCAGGGCGGAGGGGTGGCGCTGCACACCGCCTATATCGACCTGCTCTACCGGGTCATCCACGACCTCGGCGAATCGCCGCGCACGGCCTTCGGACACAACCCGCAGGGGCTGAGCGGCGTGGCGCTGAACATGGAGCTCGACCCGATTGCGCGGAAGGTGGAGCGGAAGCGGCGGATCCGCACGGCGGTCTACGAGCGGCGGGCGTGGATGGTGCTGCAGCTGCTGGCGCGGTTCACCGGGCTCGAGGTGGAGGGGCTGCGGCCGGTGATGCAGTGGGGGCCGGTGCTGCCGGCCGACCGTTCGCGGCAGGTGCAGGATGCGCGGGCGCTCGTGGAGGCCGGGATCATTTCGCGGCGGACGGCCGCGGCCACCCTCGGCATCGACGACCCCGAGCTCGAGCGCGCCTTCGTCCGCGAGGAGGCGGGGTGA
- a CDS encoding AAA family ATPase: MTPHLVTLLVDSDELSREMVRRRLEQAGLEVTLERPGGLAAQQTIAESHPDVIIVAVEPPIQRALQVIDFARALLPGAMLVAYSREWSPHLERRLLQAGVNDFVHGSLSRERFIEVAARARAMAIRRAKLASDEIAPVGRVVTVVGQKGGIGKTTTSTNLAAAIAASGQRSVLLIDLDTRFGDVAIMLDVKPEYTVSEVAREAQYLDREVFHRVLLRHESGAYVLPAPRDYRSWLNCTPEEIQRLIRFAATLFDVVICDTPGTYNDVVGAAVEVSDRVVAVTSTDPASLKNAALLVEHLRMLGRPEDALLVTLVHGHGEAAPRREEVEFVIGHPVNFEVPFDPAVRKATQAGVPVVCYRPGAPAARVFEALAAAVAGYPPPPGEREVRGRFFGVFGRKARHGGVKPGRERAAV; encoded by the coding sequence ATGACCCCACACCTCGTCACCCTCCTCGTCGACAGCGACGAGCTTTCGCGCGAGATGGTCCGCCGCCGCCTCGAACAGGCCGGACTCGAGGTAACGCTCGAGCGGCCCGGCGGCCTCGCCGCCCAGCAGACCATCGCCGAGTCGCATCCGGACGTCATCATCGTCGCGGTCGAACCGCCCATCCAGCGTGCGCTGCAGGTCATCGATTTCGCCCGGGCGCTGCTGCCCGGCGCGATGCTCGTCGCGTATTCGCGGGAATGGTCGCCCCACCTCGAGCGGCGGCTCCTGCAGGCCGGCGTCAACGACTTCGTCCACGGCTCGCTCTCGCGCGAGCGGTTCATCGAGGTCGCGGCCCGGGCCCGGGCGATGGCGATCCGGCGCGCGAAGCTGGCCAGCGACGAGATCGCACCGGTCGGGCGCGTGGTCACGGTTGTCGGGCAGAAGGGCGGCATCGGCAAGACCACCACGAGCACGAACCTCGCCGCAGCCATCGCCGCGAGCGGGCAGCGCTCGGTGCTGCTGATCGACCTCGATACCCGCTTCGGCGATGTGGCGATCATGCTCGACGTGAAGCCCGAGTACACCGTCTCGGAGGTCGCGCGCGAAGCCCAGTACCTCGACCGGGAGGTCTTCCACCGGGTGCTGCTCCGGCACGAGTCGGGCGCGTACGTGCTTCCTGCCCCGCGCGACTACCGGAGCTGGCTGAACTGCACTCCCGAGGAGATCCAGCGGCTCATCCGCTTCGCGGCCACCCTGTTCGACGTGGTCATCTGCGACACGCCGGGCACCTACAACGATGTGGTCGGCGCAGCAGTAGAGGTGAGCGACCGGGTCGTCGCGGTCACCAGCACCGACCCCGCGAGCCTGAAGAACGCGGCCCTGCTGGTTGAGCACCTCCGGATGCTGGGCCGCCCGGAGGACGCGCTCCTCGTCACGCTCGTGCACGGCCACGGCGAGGCGGCACCCCGGCGGGAGGAGGTGGAGTTCGTGATCGGCCACCCGGTGAACTTCGAGGTGCCGTTCGACCCGGCGGTGCGGAAGGCGACGCAGGCGGGCGTCCCGGTGGTCTGTTACCGGCCCGGCGCGCCGGCCGCGCGCGTGTTCGAGGCGCTCGCGGCAGCGGTGGCGGGCTACCCGCCGCCGCCCGGCGAGCGTGAGGTGCGGGGCCGCTTCTTCGGCGTCTTCGGCCGGAAGGCGCGGCATGGCGGAGTGAAGCCCGGCCGCGAACGGGCGGCCGTGTAA
- the fsa gene encoding fructose-6-phosphate aldolase: protein MQLFLDTASIDEVRAAARYGVISGVTTNPSLLAKEGGVSYRQRIQEIAAVIDGPISAECISRTADELVAEARELASWHPNVVVKIPIDAEGLEAIHRCSKEGIRVNVTLIFSANQALLAALAGAAYLSPFVGRLDDVGHDGMELVRQCVEIVETHGLQARVLAASLRHPLHVTQAALAGAHIATIPPSLLPQMLKHPLTDVGIERFLDDARKAGLLKG from the coding sequence ATGCAGCTCTTCCTCGATACCGCCTCCATCGACGAGGTCCGCGCCGCCGCCCGCTACGGCGTCATCAGCGGCGTGACCACCAACCCGAGCCTGCTTGCGAAGGAGGGCGGCGTGAGCTACCGCCAGCGCATCCAGGAGATCGCCGCGGTCATCGATGGGCCGATTTCGGCGGAGTGCATCTCGCGCACGGCCGACGAGCTGGTCGCCGAGGCGCGCGAGCTCGCCAGCTGGCACCCGAACGTGGTGGTGAAGATCCCGATCGACGCCGAGGGGCTCGAGGCGATTCACCGCTGCAGCAAAGAGGGCATCCGGGTCAACGTGACGCTCATCTTCTCGGCGAACCAGGCGCTCCTCGCGGCGCTCGCCGGGGCCGCCTACCTCTCGCCGTTCGTGGGTCGGCTCGACGATGTCGGCCACGACGGGATGGAGCTGGTGCGCCAGTGCGTGGAGATCGTCGAGACGCACGGGCTGCAGGCGCGGGTGCTGGCGGCGAGCCTCCGCCATCCGCTGCACGTGACGCAGGCAGCGCTGGCCGGCGCCCACATTGCGACCATCCCGCCCTCGCTCCTCCCGCAGATGCTGAAGCACCCGCTCACGGACGTGGGCATCGAACGGTTCCTGGATGACGCCCGGAAGGCGGGACTGCTGAAGGGCTGA
- a CDS encoding tetratricopeptide repeat protein yields MRRLLRLVIVAAILAGAAYVAVQAFRRRGRSWPAPEPGWTPPAVEPVVTIEEDEALEQEIADAEAEGMRAPDWEPATDVAIDETGHVVEPEPPAEPAIVEEPQAGAAPAAGPADAEEPGAPEELSDEAVRQLFAEAAELERAVAEFEQLEQAFAGTFGGIAPAETAEAREDLDFAAMLAASEPGAGPLILPIEDEAEPAAEPLPAEEAPAPAEPDIILSRFEELAAMPEPEAPPAPSAAEELERQAADAANEGMAPPPGAPPVDEARDASGANVAAEPSAGPAVQEAGPEEPLPASLEEALADLQPAPIQRPPRRTAESYVDEGNVYFNVGQFALAIDRYTAAIELDPGLAAAYYNRANAYTRSGEFEKALADYNRALELQPNDPDALNNRGMLHLYRGNSAAALADFDAALAVDPGDTTVMVNRGLAHLHGGDAAAALLDFVAAAGLDPDDPAAHYGAAQAAAVMGNREEALRHVQRALALDRGYAREAAADPRLAILQGDPEFLRLLREAGQARQG; encoded by the coding sequence ATGCGCCGCCTGCTCCGCCTCGTCATCGTCGCTGCCATCCTCGCCGGGGCGGCGTACGTCGCCGTGCAGGCCTTCCGGCGGCGCGGGCGGAGCTGGCCGGCCCCCGAACCGGGCTGGACGCCGCCCGCCGTCGAGCCGGTCGTCACGATCGAGGAGGACGAGGCGCTCGAGCAGGAGATCGCGGACGCCGAGGCCGAAGGGATGCGCGCCCCCGACTGGGAGCCGGCCACCGACGTCGCCATCGACGAGACGGGCCACGTGGTCGAGCCCGAACCGCCCGCCGAACCGGCGATCGTTGAGGAGCCGCAGGCAGGAGCCGCTCCCGCCGCCGGGCCTGCTGACGCGGAGGAGCCCGGGGCGCCGGAGGAGCTCAGCGACGAGGCCGTGCGGCAGCTCTTCGCCGAGGCTGCCGAGCTGGAGCGCGCCGTCGCCGAGTTCGAACAGCTCGAGCAGGCGTTCGCGGGCACCTTCGGCGGCATCGCACCCGCCGAAACGGCAGAGGCGCGCGAGGACCTCGACTTCGCCGCCATGCTCGCCGCGAGCGAACCCGGCGCCGGGCCGCTCATCCTGCCGATCGAGGACGAGGCCGAACCGGCGGCCGAGCCGCTCCCCGCGGAGGAGGCGCCCGCCCCGGCGGAGCCCGACATCATCCTCAGCCGGTTCGAAGAGCTGGCCGCCATGCCCGAGCCGGAGGCGCCGCCCGCGCCCTCCGCCGCCGAGGAGCTCGAGCGCCAGGCCGCCGACGCCGCCAATGAAGGCATGGCGCCGCCGCCGGGTGCGCCGCCGGTCGACGAGGCGCGCGATGCGTCCGGCGCGAACGTCGCTGCCGAACCCTCGGCCGGTCCGGCGGTCCAGGAGGCCGGCCCCGAGGAGCCGCTCCCCGCCAGCCTCGAAGAGGCGCTGGCTGACCTCCAGCCGGCGCCCATCCAGCGGCCCCCGCGGCGCACCGCCGAGTCGTACGTCGACGAGGGGAACGTCTACTTCAACGTCGGGCAGTTCGCGCTCGCCATCGACCGGTACACGGCCGCCATCGAACTCGACCCCGGCCTGGCCGCCGCCTACTACAACCGCGCCAACGCATACACCCGCTCCGGCGAGTTCGAGAAGGCGCTGGCCGACTACAACCGTGCGCTCGAGCTCCAGCCGAACGACCCCGACGCCCTGAACAACCGCGGCATGCTCCACCTCTACCGCGGCAACAGCGCGGCTGCCCTCGCCGACTTCGACGCCGCGCTGGCGGTCGACCCCGGCGATACCACGGTGATGGTGAACCGCGGGCTCGCCCACCTCCACGGCGGCGACGCGGCGGCGGCGCTGCTCGACTTCGTCGCCGCCGCCGGGCTCGACCCCGACGACCCCGCCGCCCACTACGGCGCAGCCCAGGCCGCTGCTGTGATGGGCAACCGCGAGGAGGCGCTCCGCCAC
- the dnaE gene encoding DNA polymerase III subunit alpha gives MFTHLHTHTEYSLLDGMSKIGPLMDRVKALGQVAIAMTDHGALYGAIDFYREAVARGIKPIIGVEAYVAPGSRFSREKSESSPYHLVLLARNLSGYKNLIALVTKANLEGYYYKPRIDRELLEKHCEGLTVLSGCPSSEFHRRIQEGDREGAIAVAKYYREVFDGHYYLEVQDHGDEKFTRLNPVIADIGRELGIPVVATNDSHYTFPEDAEAHDILLCIGTNATVDQRDRYRFDGHGYYLKSEEEMLRLFPENPEFITNTMLVADECDLELKFDRQLLPEPPVPPGRTSDDYLAELCFRGLRERFEVVTPELEERLRYELDVLRQTGFTDYMFVVKEIADYARKSGIRMGVRGSAAASLVLYVLKVTDIDPVANRLVFERFLNIERREMPDVDFDFADDRRDEMIRFAYERYGRDRVAQIITFGTLGAKAAIRDVGRALGLSYAETDRVARLVPDVLHITLPEALEQSPELREAYEEDPKVRRLVDTAKRLEGVARHASTHAAGVVISRDPLIEHVPLQRPTRGDEDSIPMTQYAMEQVAKIGLLKMDFLGLSNLTILQRATDLIRETTGEVIDLVRLPDGDPKTMEMLGKGETFGVFQLESAGMRRYIQELQPTNIADLCAMVALYRPGPMQHIPRYIDGKHGRVPITYPHPDLADILDETYGVIVYQDQVLLIARKFAGYTLGQADIMRKAMGKKKAEIMAEERGRFIAGAVAKGYREEDARAVFDLIEPFAGYAFNKAHSWCYGHIAYQTAYLKANYPVQYMTALLQLAKNAPDTHARIAAAVAECSKLGIEVLPPDVNASQDNFVVERRPDGSMAIRFGLGVIKNVGSAAVEGIIAAREQGGPYRDIEDFCRRADLSSANSRVLEHLAKAGAFDMLGGPPGPYNRATLAAHAERLIGLAKRERELRASGQATMFDLFGSQVETPLPALDLEPVPQKREDLLAWEKELLGVYVSDHPFKSVAAEVARYTTHSVADLGPELAGQAVTIAGMLTRVQARFTRDGRKFYLAELEDLSGTAELTVWSDTIELTGEEAWAEGRVLVCSVEVRDRGDRGVSYAVRKAAPFDPETGTAAGFAASQWQVEAPPRRPQAGSAPAAPPARANGQASARPAANGSTPNGANGNGGYRAAGPAAEASRPGVTPPVEGEAVRLAITLIETDDVLADEALLKAVVDLLKQHPGNDEVRVVIRDTAGEETEFDFPRADATEELARSLRSLLGQRGTVRLTGGTKVAGAA, from the coding sequence ATGTTTACCCATCTGCACACCCACACCGAATACTCGCTGCTCGACGGCATGAGCAAAATCGGGCCGCTCATGGACCGGGTGAAGGCGCTCGGCCAGGTGGCCATCGCCATGACCGACCACGGCGCGCTCTACGGCGCCATCGACTTCTACCGGGAGGCCGTGGCCCGCGGCATCAAGCCGATTATCGGCGTCGAGGCCTACGTTGCGCCCGGCAGCCGCTTCAGCCGGGAGAAAAGCGAGAGTTCGCCGTACCACCTCGTCCTCCTCGCCCGGAACCTGTCCGGCTACAAGAACCTAATCGCCCTCGTGACGAAGGCGAACCTCGAAGGCTACTACTACAAGCCGCGCATCGACCGGGAGCTGCTCGAAAAGCACTGCGAGGGGCTGACCGTGCTCTCCGGCTGCCCTTCCTCCGAATTCCACCGGCGGATCCAGGAGGGCGACCGCGAGGGAGCCATCGCCGTCGCGAAGTACTACCGCGAGGTGTTCGACGGTCACTACTACCTCGAAGTGCAGGACCACGGCGACGAGAAGTTCACCCGCCTGAACCCGGTCATCGCCGATATCGGCCGCGAGCTCGGCATCCCCGTGGTGGCCACGAACGACAGCCACTACACCTTCCCGGAGGATGCCGAGGCTCACGACATCCTCCTCTGCATCGGCACCAACGCCACGGTCGACCAGCGCGACCGGTACCGGTTCGACGGCCACGGCTACTACCTGAAGAGCGAGGAGGAGATGCTCCGGCTCTTCCCCGAGAACCCGGAGTTCATCACCAACACGATGCTCGTGGCCGACGAGTGCGACCTCGAGCTGAAGTTCGACCGGCAGCTCCTCCCCGAGCCGCCGGTGCCGCCCGGCCGCACGAGCGACGACTACCTCGCCGAGCTCTGCTTCCGCGGCCTGCGCGAGCGGTTCGAGGTCGTCACCCCGGAGCTGGAGGAGCGGCTCCGCTACGAGCTCGATGTCCTCCGCCAGACCGGCTTCACCGACTACATGTTCGTGGTGAAGGAGATCGCCGATTACGCCCGCAAGTCGGGCATCCGGATGGGCGTCCGCGGCTCGGCGGCGGCCTCCCTTGTGCTCTACGTGCTGAAGGTCACGGATATCGACCCGGTGGCGAACCGGCTCGTCTTCGAGCGGTTCCTCAACATCGAGCGGCGCGAAATGCCGGACGTGGACTTCGACTTCGCCGACGACCGGCGCGACGAGATGATCCGGTTCGCCTACGAGCGGTACGGGCGCGACCGGGTGGCCCAGATCATCACCTTCGGGACGCTCGGCGCGAAGGCGGCGATCCGCGACGTCGGGCGCGCCCTCGGGCTCTCCTACGCCGAGACCGACCGGGTGGCCCGGCTCGTGCCCGATGTGCTCCACATCACCCTGCCGGAGGCGCTCGAACAGTCGCCCGAGCTGCGCGAGGCCTACGAGGAGGACCCGAAAGTGCGCCGCCTCGTCGATACGGCGAAGCGGCTGGAGGGCGTGGCCCGCCACGCGAGCACCCACGCCGCCGGCGTGGTCATCTCCCGCGACCCGCTCATCGAGCACGTGCCGCTCCAGCGCCCCACCCGCGGCGACGAGGACAGCATCCCGATGACCCAGTACGCCATGGAGCAGGTGGCGAAGATCGGGCTGCTGAAGATGGATTTCCTCGGCCTCTCGAACCTCACCATCCTCCAGCGGGCCACCGACCTCATCCGCGAAACGACCGGCGAGGTGATCGACCTCGTCCGCCTCCCCGACGGCGACCCGAAGACGATGGAGATGCTCGGCAAGGGCGAAACGTTCGGGGTGTTCCAGCTGGAATCGGCCGGGATGCGGCGGTACATCCAGGAGCTGCAGCCCACGAACATCGCCGACCTCTGCGCGATGGTCGCCCTCTACCGCCCCGGGCCGATGCAGCACATCCCGCGCTATATCGACGGCAAGCACGGCCGCGTGCCGATCACCTACCCGCACCCCGACCTGGCCGACATCCTCGACGAGACCTACGGCGTCATCGTCTACCAGGACCAGGTGCTCCTCATCGCCCGGAAGTTCGCCGGCTACACCCTCGGCCAGGCCGACATCATGCGGAAGGCGATGGGCAAGAAGAAGGCCGAGATTATGGCCGAGGAGCGGGGCCGGTTCATCGCCGGGGCCGTCGCCAAGGGGTACCGCGAGGAGGATGCCCGGGCCGTCTTCGACCTGATCGAGCCGTTCGCCGGCTACGCCTTCAACAAGGCGCACAGCTGGTGCTACGGCCACATCGCCTACCAGACGGCCTACCTGAAGGCGAACTACCCGGTCCAGTACATGACGGCGCTCCTCCAGCTGGCGAAGAACGCGCCCGATACCCACGCCCGCATCGCCGCGGCCGTGGCCGAGTGCTCGAAGCTCGGCATCGAGGTGCTCCCGCCCGATGTGAACGCCAGCCAGGACAACTTCGTGGTGGAGCGCCGCCCGGACGGTTCGATGGCGATCCGGTTCGGGCTCGGCGTCATCAAGAACGTCGGCTCGGCCGCGGTGGAGGGCATCATCGCGGCCCGGGAGCAGGGCGGCCCCTACCGCGACATCGAGGACTTCTGCCGGCGGGCCGACCTCTCCTCGGCGAACTCCCGCGTCCTCGAACACCTCGCGAAGGCCGGCGCCTTCGATATGCTCGGCGGGCCGCCCGGCCCCTACAACCGCGCGACGCTCGCCGCCCACGCCGAGCGGCTCATCGGGCTCGCGAAGCGCGAGCGCGAACTGCGCGCTTCGGGCCAGGCGACGATGTTCGACCTCTTCGGCAGCCAGGTCGAAACGCCGCTGCCCGCGCTCGACCTCGAGCCGGTGCCCCAGAAGCGGGAGGACCTCCTGGCCTGGGAGAAGGAGCTGCTCGGGGTCTACGTCTCCGACCACCCGTTCAAGTCGGTGGCCGCGGAGGTGGCCCGCTACACCACCCACAGCGTGGCCGACCTCGGGCCGGAGCTGGCCGGCCAGGCGGTGACCATCGCCGGGATGCTCACCCGCGTGCAGGCTCGCTTCACCCGCGACGGCCGGAAGTTCTACCTCGCCGAGCTGGAGGACCTCTCGGGCACGGCCGAGCTGACGGTCTGGAGCGACACGATCGAGCTCACCGGCGAGGAGGCCTGGGCCGAGGGGCGCGTCCTCGTCTGTTCGGTCGAGGTGCGCGACCGCGGCGACCGCGGGGTCAGCTACGCGGTCCGCAAGGCGGCCCCGTTCGACCCGGAGACGGGGACAGCGGCCGGGTTCGCGGCGAGCCAGTGGCAGGTGGAGGCGCCCCCCCGGCGCCCGCAGGCCGGCTCCGCGCCGGCAGCGCCCCCGGCGCGGGCGAACGGCCAGGCTTCGGCCCGCCCGGCAGCGAACGGCAGCACGCCGAACGGTGCGAACGGGAACGGCGGCTATCGTGCCGCGGGCCCCGCGGCCGAAGCGAGCCGCCCGGGGGTGACGCCCCCGGTCGAAGGCGAGGCCGTCCGCCTTGCGATCACGCTCATCGAGACCGACGACGTGCTGGCCGACGAGGCGCTGCTGAAGGCCGTGGTCGACCTGCTGAAGCAGCACCCGGGCAACGATGAGGTGCGGGTGGTGATCCGGGATACGGCGGGCGAGGAGACGGAGTTCGACTTCCCCCGGGCGGATGCGACGGAGGAGCTGGCGCGGAGCCTCCGCAGCCTGCTGGGGCAGCGGGGCACGGTCCGCCTCACCGGCGGGACGAAGGTCGCCGGGGCGGCGTAG
- a CDS encoding S8 family serine peptidase: MRRRWFAILLAVAGISGAAGAAGSSPAPAGADPAQPPAAYIAVQFDTALRAQARREWMPPPTLAEQGFASIPVPPGRDPAEFAAELSRAPNVVSAVPDAPVRAAEIPNDPYYLGSGNGPNQAQYLAAIGAPAAWDLHTGSREVIVAVIDSGLDVRHPEFAGQLWENPIDNRSDGIDRDGNGCINDRYGCRFINLTQVNAAMCGYTTSTPTGAILDDMPSSHGTLVAGIIGAAGDNSIGVAGVAWKVRLLTVKALDCRGEGFMTRIAEAIVYAVRQGARVINISIASDPPHTQADIPALRAALQLAQDSGVIVVAAAGNHVPGQPAGVAYPAAYTQYPNLIAVGAANNLNGMTWASYSNYGPAVDFAAPGNRLLSTTRTDIGLSNPYAEIGEPNGGFQGGTSFATPLVSGMFALLISRNTRLSADDYIAAARAAATPAPPAPHGQNWAGSGIINIGGAVARIPLSLTGVPQHDWRDVPGGTLIEARVGTTVCGSTSAIAAGPVSTFTVKVKSAAEQPGCGAPGATVELVIGGLAAKPTVTWGGRNADLGMAGLFISSVSPPPGSVVVQTIGSGWSNLAHLEATGPLPGAASTLPLPWNAIYRWDPLKWAFSEAEGVLGAYRRFIRGAPSVVSDYPVIQQYDAYWVDAPAANVASLNPNPPAGRTIELAAGWNNFTYTGQPRAVADALASIGGKYTQVLQYDNASGRWLSHLPGQPRYLNDFGGLFTLRVYWVYMKEPGTLVMQ; this comes from the coding sequence GTGCGACGACGCTGGTTTGCCATTCTCCTGGCGGTAGCGGGGATCAGCGGCGCAGCGGGTGCAGCGGGCAGCAGCCCGGCCCCGGCAGGGGCCGACCCGGCGCAGCCGCCGGCGGCCTACATTGCGGTGCAGTTCGATACGGCCCTCCGCGCCCAGGCCCGCCGGGAGTGGATGCCGCCGCCCACCCTCGCCGAGCAGGGCTTCGCCTCCATCCCCGTACCGCCCGGCCGCGACCCCGCGGAGTTCGCCGCCGAGCTCTCCCGCGCACCGAACGTCGTGAGCGCCGTGCCCGATGCCCCGGTCCGCGCGGCCGAAATCCCGAACGACCCGTACTACCTCGGCTCCGGCAACGGGCCGAACCAGGCGCAGTACCTCGCCGCCATCGGCGCGCCCGCCGCCTGGGACCTGCACACCGGCTCGCGCGAGGTCATCGTCGCCGTGATCGATTCCGGGCTCGATGTGCGCCACCCGGAGTTCGCCGGCCAGCTCTGGGAGAACCCCATCGATAACCGCAGCGACGGCATCGACCGTGACGGCAACGGCTGCATCAACGACCGCTACGGCTGCCGCTTCATCAACCTGACGCAGGTGAACGCGGCGATGTGCGGCTACACCACCTCGACGCCGACCGGCGCCATCCTCGACGACATGCCGAGCAGCCACGGCACGCTGGTGGCCGGCATCATCGGCGCAGCGGGCGATAACAGCATCGGCGTCGCGGGCGTCGCCTGGAAGGTGCGGCTGCTGACGGTCAAGGCGCTCGACTGCCGCGGCGAGGGTTTCATGACGCGCATCGCCGAGGCGATTGTGTACGCGGTGCGGCAGGGGGCGCGCGTCATCAACATCAGCATCGCCTCCGACCCGCCCCACACCCAGGCCGACATCCCTGCGCTGCGGGCGGCGCTCCAGCTCGCGCAGGACAGCGGCGTCATCGTCGTGGCGGCGGCCGGCAACCACGTGCCCGGTCAGCCGGCCGGGGTGGCGTATCCCGCGGCCTACACCCAGTACCCGAACCTGATCGCGGTCGGCGCAGCGAACAACCTGAATGGCATGACCTGGGCGAGCTACAGCAACTACGGCCCGGCGGTGGACTTCGCCGCCCCTGGCAACCGGCTGCTCTCGACCACCCGCACCGATATCGGGCTTTCGAACCCCTACGCCGAAATCGGCGAGCCGAACGGCGGCTTCCAGGGCGGCACCAGCTTCGCGACCCCGCTGGTGAGCGGGATGTTCGCCCTGCTCATCTCCCGCAACACCAGGCTGAGCGCCGATGACTACATCGCCGCCGCCCGGGCTGCGGCCACGCCGGCGCCGCCCGCGCCCCACGGCCAGAACTGGGCTGGAAGCGGCATCATCAACATCGGCGGCGCCGTCGCCCGCATCCCGCTCTCGCTCACCGGCGTGCCCCAGCACGACTGGCGCGACGTTCCCGGCGGGACGCTCATCGAGGCCCGGGTCGGCACGACGGTCTGCGGTTCGACCTCGGCGATTGCGGCGGGGCCGGTCTCGACCTTCACCGTCAAGGTGAAGAGCGCCGCCGAGCAGCCGGGCTGCGGCGCCCCGGGCGCCACGGTCGAGCTGGTCATCGGGGGGCTGGCTGCGAAGCCGACCGTCACCTGGGGCGGGCGGAACGCCGACCTCGGCATGGCCGGCCTGTTCATCAGCAGCGTCTCGCCGCCGCCGGGCTCGGTGGTGGTGCAGACCATCGGCAGCGGCTGGTCGAACCTGGCGCACCTGGAGGCGACGGGTCCGCTGCCGGGCGCCGCGTCGACTCTCCCGCTGCCCTGGAACGCCATCTACCGGTGGGACCCGCTGAAGTGGGCGTTCAGCGAGGCGGAGGGGGTGCTCGGCGCCTACCGGCGGTTCATCCGCGGCGCGCCGTCGGTCGTCAGCGACTACCCCGTCATCCAGCAGTACGACGCCTACTGGGTCGATGCCCCGGCGGCGAACGTAGCCTCGCTCAATCCGAACCCGCCGGCCGGCCGGACCATCGAGCTGGCGGCAGGCTGGAACAACTTCACGTACACAGGCCAGCCGCGGGCCGTGGCCGATGCGCTGGCGAGCATCGGCGGGAAGTACACGCAGGTCCTGCAGTATGACAACGCAAGCGGCCGCTGGCTGAGCCACCTGCCGGGGCAGCCGCGCTACCTGAACGATTTCGGCGGCCTGTTCACCCTGCGGGTCTACTGGGTCTACATGAAGGAGCCCGGCACGCTCGTCATGCAGTAG